In Sphingobium amiense, a genomic segment contains:
- a CDS encoding TCR/Tet family MFS transporter encodes MSVISSSRRTAAIAFILVTALLDVMSMGITIPVLPRLIETLSGSDAAAGMWNGLFVALWAGMQFLCSPVIGSLSDRFGRRPVILISVAGLALDYVLMALAPSLWWLALGRLLAGVTSSSFTSAFAYMADITPPEQRARGYGLIGAAFSAGFVAGPLIGGVLGEVSLRAPFWAAAALSALAFLYGLFVLPESLAADRRMAFGWRRANPFGALRLLRSHPELSSLAVVNFLLYFAHHLFSAVFVLYAGDRYGWGAWQVGSLLAMVGLLDMGVQGVLVGPVVRRLGDRATMVIGLAFGAVGVACMGLAPTGWLFVAAMFPNALWGLAMPTIQSLMTQRVSESEQGQLQGANNSVGSIAGIVSPLFFGAVYSLSVGPRPALPFIGTAFLIAAAVLAGAALLGHVAGRGRDAALDKGVADH; translated from the coding sequence ATGTCCGTCATCTCCTCCTCGCGCCGCACCGCCGCCATCGCCTTCATTCTGGTGACGGCGCTGCTCGACGTCATGTCGATGGGGATCACCATCCCGGTGCTGCCGCGCCTCATCGAAACGCTGTCGGGATCGGATGCGGCGGCGGGGATGTGGAACGGCCTGTTCGTCGCGCTGTGGGCGGGGATGCAGTTCCTGTGCTCGCCGGTGATCGGATCGCTGTCCGACCGGTTCGGGCGGCGGCCGGTGATCCTGATTTCGGTCGCAGGACTTGCGCTCGATTATGTGCTGATGGCGCTGGCGCCAAGCCTCTGGTGGCTGGCGCTGGGGCGGCTGCTGGCGGGCGTCACCTCTTCCAGCTTCACGTCCGCCTTCGCCTATATGGCGGACATCACGCCGCCGGAACAGCGGGCGCGCGGCTATGGCCTCATCGGCGCGGCGTTCAGCGCGGGCTTCGTCGCGGGGCCGCTGATCGGCGGGGTGCTGGGCGAGGTGTCGCTGCGCGCGCCCTTCTGGGCGGCCGCGGCGCTCTCCGCCCTCGCTTTCCTCTATGGCCTGTTCGTGCTGCCCGAGTCGCTGGCCGCCGACAGGCGCATGGCGTTCGGCTGGCGGCGGGCCAATCCGTTCGGCGCGCTGAGGCTGCTGCGATCCCACCCGGAGCTTTCGAGCCTCGCGGTCGTCAACTTCCTGCTCTATTTTGCCCATCATCTCTTTTCGGCGGTGTTCGTGCTCTATGCGGGCGACCGCTATGGCTGGGGCGCATGGCAGGTGGGGTCGCTGCTGGCGATGGTCGGCCTGCTCGACATGGGGGTGCAGGGCGTGCTGGTGGGGCCGGTGGTCAGGCGGCTGGGCGACCGCGCGACGATGGTGATCGGGCTGGCGTTCGGGGCGGTGGGCGTGGCGTGCATGGGACTGGCGCCGACCGGATGGCTGTTCGTCGCGGCGATGTTCCCCAACGCGCTCTGGGGTCTTGCGATGCCGACGATCCAGTCGCTGATGACGCAGCGCGTGTCGGAAAGCGAGCAGGGCCAGTTGCAGGGCGCGAACAACAGCGTTGGGTCGATCGCGGGCATCGTATCGCCGCTGTTTTTCGGCGCGGTCTATTCGCTGTCGGTCGGCCCCCGCCCTGCCCTGCCCTTCATCGGCACGGCTTTCCTGATCGCGGCGGCGGTGCTGGCGGGAGCGGCGCTGCTGGGGCATGTGGCGGGGCGCGGGCGGGATGCCGCGCTGGACAAGGGCGTGGCGGACCACTAA
- a CDS encoding prolyl oligopeptidase family serine peptidase, with translation MRAALIAALMLAGSPALAEPDAAAIHAAKDIRDGLRYPAAKRLDLVEDHFGTKVADPYRWLENDLRSDPAVADWVAQENALTRRYLDSLPGRDALKSRMQALFAHGRYTVPRKAGGRYFYGYNKGLQNQTPLYVRDGLTGAERRLLDPNDWSKDGTVALAEWTPSPDGRVLAYAVQEAGSDWRTIRLLDVATGKPLDDRVRWIKFSQIAWDGRGGGFFYSRFPQPQEGEAFRSANEGQRIFYHRVGTDQAEDRLVYATPDRPELSHQAQVTSDGQWLVISSFEGMAPGREIRVAPLTGGPATPRPLVRGLRNDWRLIGSKGATLYFVTDKGAPHFRLVTFDAAHPGRRPQGMIAERPETLVGGSLVGDRLILAYMYDGKTVAELVELDGRKAGDVPLPGYGTAAGFGGREGDPETFFSFSGFVTPASIYRFDTATRQIALFAQPDLPFDPDDYGVEQRVYPSKDGTPIPITILRKKALADHAIAAPTILYGYGGFNISLTPGYSAMRMAWLEQGGVYAIANLRGGGEFGKAWHEAGRGANKQNVFDDFIAAAEWLKATGFTPPGGLAIEGRSNGGLLVGAVVNQRPDLFAAALPAVGVMDMLRFDRFTAGRYWIDDYGSPESEKDFPLLYGYSPYHNILGGRDYPAILVSTADTDDRVVPAHSFKYAAALQAADLGARPRLLRVDSRSGHGTGKPIDKLIDEYADSYAFAARFTGLTLRARPD, from the coding sequence ATGCGGGCCGCGCTGATCGCCGCGCTGATGCTGGCAGGATCGCCAGCGCTGGCCGAACCGGACGCCGCCGCTATCCACGCGGCGAAGGATATCCGCGACGGGCTGCGCTATCCGGCGGCGAAGAGGCTCGATCTGGTCGAGGATCATTTCGGCACCAAGGTCGCCGATCCCTATCGCTGGCTGGAGAACGACCTGCGGTCGGACCCGGCGGTCGCCGACTGGGTGGCCCAGGAAAATGCGCTCACCCGCCGCTATCTCGACAGCCTGCCGGGACGCGACGCGCTCAAGAGCCGGATGCAGGCGCTGTTCGCCCATGGCCGCTACACCGTGCCGCGCAAGGCGGGCGGGCGCTATTTCTACGGTTACAACAAGGGTCTCCAGAACCAGACCCCGCTCTATGTCCGCGACGGCCTGACCGGAGCGGAGCGGCGGCTGCTCGACCCAAACGACTGGTCGAAGGACGGAACGGTCGCGCTGGCGGAGTGGACCCCCTCCCCCGATGGCCGCGTCCTTGCCTATGCGGTGCAGGAAGCGGGCAGCGACTGGCGCACCATCCGGCTGCTCGATGTCGCAACGGGCAAGCCGCTGGACGACAGGGTGCGGTGGATCAAATTCTCCCAGATCGCGTGGGACGGGCGGGGCGGGGGCTTTTTCTACTCGCGCTTTCCCCAGCCGCAGGAGGGCGAGGCGTTCCGGTCCGCCAATGAAGGGCAGCGGATTTTCTATCACCGTGTCGGCACCGATCAGGCGGAGGACCGGCTGGTCTACGCCACGCCCGACCGCCCCGAACTCAGCCATCAGGCGCAGGTGACTTCGGACGGGCAGTGGCTGGTCATCAGTTCGTTCGAGGGCATGGCGCCCGGCCGCGAAATCCGCGTCGCGCCCCTGACCGGCGGCCCGGCAACGCCCCGACCGCTGGTGCGCGGGCTGCGCAACGACTGGCGGCTGATCGGCAGCAAGGGGGCGACGCTCTACTTCGTCACCGACAAGGGCGCGCCTCATTTCCGGCTCGTCACCTTCGACGCGGCGCATCCGGGCCGCCGCCCGCAGGGGATGATCGCCGAACGGCCCGAAACGCTGGTCGGCGGATCGCTGGTCGGCGACCGGCTGATCCTCGCCTACATGTATGACGGCAAGACCGTCGCCGAACTGGTGGAACTGGACGGGCGCAAGGCAGGCGACGTGCCGCTGCCCGGCTATGGCACGGCGGCGGGCTTTGGCGGGCGGGAGGGCGATCCGGAAACCTTCTTCAGCTTCTCGGGTTTCGTGACACCCGCGAGCATCTACCGTTTCGACACGGCGACGCGCCAGATCGCCCTGTTCGCGCAGCCCGACCTTCCCTTCGACCCCGACGATTATGGCGTGGAACAGCGTGTCTATCCCTCAAAGGACGGCACCCCCATCCCCATCACCATCCTGCGCAAGAAAGCGCTGGCGGACCATGCCATCGCCGCGCCGACGATCCTTTACGGCTATGGCGGTTTCAACATCAGCCTGACGCCGGGCTATTCGGCGATGCGGATGGCGTGGCTGGAACAGGGCGGCGTCTATGCCATCGCCAATCTGCGCGGCGGAGGCGAGTTCGGCAAGGCATGGCACGAAGCCGGGCGCGGCGCGAACAAACAGAATGTGTTCGACGATTTCATCGCGGCGGCCGAATGGCTGAAGGCGACCGGGTTCACGCCGCCGGGCGGGCTGGCGATCGAGGGGCGGTCGAACGGCGGGCTGCTGGTCGGCGCGGTCGTCAACCAGCGGCCCGACCTGTTCGCCGCGGCGCTGCCGGCGGTGGGCGTGATGGACATGCTGCGCTTCGACCGGTTCACCGCCGGGCGTTACTGGATCGACGATTACGGATCGCCCGAGAGCGAGAAGGATTTTCCGCTGCTCTACGGCTATTCGCCCTATCACAATATTCTGGGCGGGCGCGATTATCCCGCGATCCTCGTGTCCACCGCCGACACCGACGACCGCGTCGTGCCCGCGCACAGTTTCAAATATGCCGCCGCGCTCCAGGCCGCCGATCTGGGCGCGCGCCCGCGCCTGCTGCGCGTCGACAGCCGCAGCGGGCACGGCACCGGGAAACCCATCGACAAGCTGATCGACGAATATGCCGACAGCTACGCCTTCGCCGCGCGCTTCACCGGCCTTACGCTCAGGGCGCGGCCCGACTGA
- the rplQ gene encoding 50S ribosomal protein L17, protein MRHKVGHRKLQRSAGHRTALLRNLAASLIKHEQILTGTAKAKELRPYVEKLITLAKKGGLSNRRLAHARLQDDAQLTKLFEVLAERYKDRNGGYTRIIKAGFRASDAAPIAIIELVDRDVDAKGQDSGPVQNADEDELEAA, encoded by the coding sequence ATGCGTCACAAGGTTGGTCATCGCAAGCTCCAGCGCAGCGCCGGTCATCGCACCGCCCTGCTCCGCAACCTCGCCGCCTCGCTCATCAAGCATGAGCAGATCCTGACCGGCACGGCCAAGGCGAAGGAACTGCGTCCCTACGTCGAAAAGCTCATCACGCTGGCCAAGAAGGGCGGCCTGTCGAACCGTCGCCTTGCCCACGCCCGCCTGCAGGACGATGCGCAGCTCACCAAGCTGTTCGAGGTTCTGGCCGAGCGCTACAAGGACCGCAACGGCGGCTATACCCGCATCATCAAGGCCGGTTTCCGCGCGTCGGACGCTGCGCCCATCGCGATCATCGAACTGGTGGACCGCGATGTCGACGCCAAGGGTCAGGATTCGGGCCCGGTCCAGAACGCCGACGAAGACGAGCTGGAAGCGGCCTGA